The following coding sequences are from one Candidatus Atribacteria bacterium window:
- a CDS encoding V-type ATP synthase subunit D — translation MLLKVNPNRMELLRLKKRLFVAKRGYKLLKDKRDALIQVFVRLAKESNTLREELEEKLLKCYAFFSNTSALMSKLTLEETLMFPKAKSEIEVT, via the coding sequence ATGTTATTAAAAGTTAATCCAAATAGAATGGAATTGCTAAGGTTAAAAAAGAGACTCTTTGTCGCAAAACGTGGATATAAACTATTAAAAGATAAAAGAGATGCATTGATCCAGGTATTTGTTCGCTTAGCAAAAGAGAGTAATACTCTTAGGGAGGAATTAGAAGAAAAACTTTTAAAATGTTATGCATTTTTTTCTAATACCTCTGCTTTAATGAGTAAACTAACTTTGGAAGAAACCTTAATGTTTCCCAAAGCAAAAAGTGAAATAGAAGTTACT
- a CDS encoding V-type ATP synthase subunit B: protein MIKEYLTISDVAGPLIVVEKTIDVKYQELVEIELSSGEIRRGQVLEITEDKAIVQIFEGTTGIDVSNTKIRFLGKVMEIPISLDVLGRIFDGSGRPIDDGPQIIAEKKLDINGNPINPYARDYPNNFIQTGISSIDVLNTLVRGQKLPIFSGSGLPHAKLASQIARQAKVLGKEEKFAVVFAAMGITFEEANFFISDFRRTGAIEKSVMFVNLANNPAVERIITPRMALTCAEYLAFEKDMHVLVILTDMTNYCEALREVSAARKEVPGRRGYPGYLYTDLANLYERAGRIKGKKGSITLIPILTMPEDDKTHPIPDLTGYITEGQIILSRELHLKGIYPPINVLPSLSRLKDKGIGLNKTREDHPNVMNQLFASYARGKEAKELSVILGEAALTEIDKKYVKLSDNFEKYFVKQGEDENRSIEDNLNLGWKLLTIIPKEELKRIKDEFIEKYLPTDMPVEDEGINVIKS, encoded by the coding sequence ATGATTAAAGAATATTTAACTATATCAGATGTAGCCGGGCCCTTAATTGTAGTAGAAAAAACAATTGATGTAAAATACCAGGAATTAGTTGAGATAGAACTCTCTTCTGGAGAGATAAGAAGAGGGCAGGTACTGGAAATCACCGAAGATAAGGCGATTGTCCAGATATTTGAAGGAACTACCGGGATTGATGTTTCAAATACCAAGATACGTTTTTTAGGTAAGGTAATGGAAATACCTATTTCCCTGGATGTTTTAGGAAGAATATTTGATGGTTCGGGAAGACCAATAGATGATGGTCCTCAAATCATAGCAGAAAAAAAATTAGATATTAACGGTAATCCTATTAATCCTTACGCCCGGGATTATCCAAATAATTTTATCCAAACCGGTATTTCCTCTATCGATGTATTGAATACCTTGGTTAGAGGACAAAAACTACCTATTTTTTCTGGTTCAGGATTACCTCATGCCAAACTTGCTTCTCAAATCGCGCGCCAAGCCAAAGTTTTGGGAAAAGAGGAGAAATTTGCTGTGGTATTTGCCGCTATGGGTATTACCTTTGAGGAGGCTAATTTTTTCATCAGTGATTTTCGAAGAACCGGAGCAATAGAGAAGAGTGTTATGTTTGTTAATTTAGCCAACAACCCGGCGGTAGAAAGAATAATAACTCCTCGAATGGCTTTAACTTGTGCAGAATATCTGGCATTTGAAAAAGATATGCATGTGCTAGTTATCCTTACTGATATGACAAATTACTGTGAAGCCTTGAGAGAGGTTTCAGCTGCCAGAAAAGAAGTGCCTGGTAGACGCGGTTATCCCGGTTATCTATACACAGATTTAGCTAATCTCTATGAGAGAGCCGGGCGAATAAAAGGAAAAAAAGGATCAATAACTTTGATTCCTATTTTAACTATGCCTGAAGATGATAAAACTCACCCTATACCGGACTTAACAGGTTATATTACAGAAGGACAAATAATATTATCCAGAGAATTACATCTTAAAGGAATTTATCCTCCAATTAACGTATTACCTTCTTTGTCTCGTTTAAAAGATAAAGGGATTGGATTAAATAAAACGCGCGAAGATCACCCAAATGTTATGAACCAACTTTTTGCTTCCTACGCAAGAGGAAAAGAAGCAAAGGAGCTATCTGTAATTTTGGGAGAAGCTGCGCTAACAGAAATTGATAAGAAATACGTAAAACTCTCTGATAATTTCGAGAAGTATTTTGTTAAGCAGGGCGAGGATGAAAATAGAAGCATTGAAGATAATTTAAATTTAGGATGGAAATTGTTAACCATTATACCAAAAGAAGAATTAAAAAGAATAAAAGATGAATTTATAGAAAAATATTTACCTACGGACATGCCCGTAGAGGATGAAGGTATCAATGTTATTAAAAGTTAA